Genomic segment of Labrus mixtus chromosome 1, fLabMix1.1, whole genome shotgun sequence:
ATTTTTTCGCTGTCATCCTTGATCTTCCGTTCCATTCTCTCCTGAGCGAGCCTTAGAGGGAGACGGCACGCTCACAATCAGATAGCGCTATCAGGCCTCTGCAGCTGCACCACCATGTGCCGCTGTGCTCCTATCGGCAGCcagcatgcatacacacacacacgctctcacacatacacacgcacacacaagctTTTCTAAGCACTGAAATGAATTCCCTTTTCTTCTGTATCCACAGAACTAGCCACAGAAAAGGCTTTGCAATGCATTCCATGATCTATCTTCACATCCAGACACTCTttctagcacacacacacacacacacacacacacacacacacacacacacacacacacaaacactaacagaTTTAGACcatcacttcattttttttaagtcccccacacacagacacacacagacctctAAATAAGACAGGACAAAAGGACACAAGAGGAAGCAAAACTGACATTTAGTTGGTAATAATTGGAAAGACCAAAACTAAAACTTTCACACTCAGACTTCTGCCCCCTTTTGCAGTCTACACTAAGCTTCAttctttcttcatcttttgtcctttcctctcttttgaCTGACTCATCACTCTCTATTAATGTCACATtcccttcctcccctctcctttttctcatttctttctaTATTGTGAGTGCTGATGTTGGTTATCTGAGGAGGCAGTGCTTCCATCCCTGTCTCTGCcactctgcctgtgtgtctgtcacctgataaaacacaacaaaaggacTTGTGACGCTCGACAACATTGTGGGGCCGACACTCCCCCACAGCAGACCACCTCCCCATTGTTCCTacagccaccaccaccaccaccctccaTCATCATCCCGCTCGCCCGCCCCCCCTCACCCCTACTTCGGCACTGGGAGAATGCTGAATCTGCACCTGCAACCACACTGCTTCATTCCAGGACATCTGACTGAACATGAGTGAATGGCTTATTGATGATTTcctgcacattcacacagtgaatTATTAGTTTCACCACTCTTGCAAAGggctttttgtctgtttaacaCAGGTGGAAATGCACACTGAAGTGGTCATCCCACTTCATATCCCCCTCAAACTTGTCTCCTCATCTTGATAGTATAGGATGCATCTGTTGGCACAATAAAAACCTGCTGAAATCCCTCTCTAACAAAGACGTGgatgtctttttgttgtctcCAGCATTTTGCAGCTAAAATAGCTTATGGACTTTTCAATTCACAGATCAACAGAGATTTcagaagagaacaaaacaagagaTGAGGGCAACCCTGTGTCTGCCTGGTCTTTCCTCCCTCCCAAGCAGAGCTGAATAATAAATCCAAAGCTGGAGAGTACAGAAGCTCCAACAATGCAGCTTTGTCATCACAACCCCAGAGAGCTTTGGGGAGGATCTATCGACCCTTGTGCTTACAGCTGCAACTGCaatgcatacacacatgtagGTGTTTGATGATGTTCTGCATTGTTAGGGATTTTATTTAcgtctctgtctctttgcaAGGTCTAGAAAGCTATCGGTGACACACAAAACTAATccaacataaatataaaaagccTACATATGTATGTAAAATCAAGCATAAatgacatgtacacacacacactggtcaaTTATAACGTGGCACAGGTGCAGCAAAGCCCTGGGAAAACATAGACGCTCCTGGCAGTCTGGCAGCGCCAGAGTCTTTAGcactcctcttccttctttctcttttctccacCAGCCACCTCTTTTACTTCTTCCTTGCTTCCTTCcctgtatccccccccccctcccaccaccCCTCCGTTCCTTTATCCTGAGCGCCTGGCATATTCAGATACTGAAGTCCTCATTACAGCTCAATCCAAcctcagcaaacacacaaacagattagCCGCTTAAGACGCTCCCAATCCCCCTCTCCCTCGCTGCTCCACTGTGCTATCAGGCCCCAGCACACCCCTGTGAGATGAGCCAGGGGCAAGGCTTACTGCAGACTGCAGCCTCCGCTCGCTCCTCCACAAAATCCCTCTGCGTCACAGCCCCGTGTCACAGCTGCCCCTAATACAATTAAAAGTCATTTGCAGAACGCACAGGCTTAGAGGATCAcagtgtgggtgggggggggggggggggggagtggggggaaTTGGGGAtggttggggggtggggggggagaatgagagagagagtttggggCGTTAATTCCAGCCAAATATATTTGAGGAAACAGGGGAATAAGCGCCCACACGCTTGGTGGCTGCAATCACACAGTCTATCTTTGCTGTTTGGGGAGTTAAATCACTCGATAGAAGTTTAACAAAGTCAAGATTAACTGGTTACAGCGACAGCAGATCAGAGTGTGCACATGTAAAGAGGAAAATGATACACGCAtgaaacaaaaagcaacaatCATTCAAAGGAGAGGATTAGTGCAATAATTATTCCTTTACTCTCAACCTGCTTTACAGTCCTTTACAGCCTGCAGCTTTACAGACAACATGTCAGCTCCTGGTACTTGTTGATAGGAAGAACATTAGGGAGCAACAATGCTCAAAACCAAAAATGAAACCCTACTGTAGCTCTGGATCCTGTGATATAATCTAGTCCCAAGAGAATATTTCAGGGATTATGTgatcaatgttgttgttttttttttttctgaaggctTGATTTTGTGAAAAGCTGCAAATCACAGGGGTATTCTCACCGTGCCCTCTTTGATGTGTCCAGGCCACCAGGCAATGGCGGGCTCCCTCATGCCTCCTTCAAAGGTGGTCTCCTTCCCGCAGAGGAACGGCCCATTGCTGCCACCTGAGGagtcagaaacagaaaaatacatgtATCAACACAGaaaatcatacacacacagaaataacataaaataaataaatgatccaacttgatttcacacaaacaaattgtgtgtgtttgtgtgtgtgtgaatctgatCTGGTTTCCTACTTTCATGTGGGCCAGACATCACGGCAGCTCCGTTGTCTGAGGTGAAGAAGACAAAGGTATTATCGTCTACACCCAAACTCTTCAGCTGAGACAATATCTGACCGACACTGTCGTCTAGCTCCATCACTGCATCACCATACCTACAGGACACAGATAATCATGTATTATTTGAtgaatcattcattcattaaaatacaaatgcaTCTGCAGGATTGTCTGTCAATAAGAGAGTAGTTATGAAAGGATGTAATGTACCGTCCTCGCTGACTCTTCCCCAGGAAGCTTTTGGAGGCATAGACAGGAGCGTGAGTTGAATCAGGAGCCCAGTAGAGGAAGAACGGCCGCTCAGCTTCAGTCTGAAGGCGAATGAAGTCTACAGCTTCCTGTAGCAgtggtaagagagagagagagagttacatAGTGTTGTAgacaagaccacactaaccgagaccagagtgctctgggaccaagacatttagggtttgagacagagtcaagaccaaggcagggtgagaccgatgcaggaccaagaccaagacgatGAATATCAATGAAAATCATCACAAGATTGAACaagataaaagttttttttatttttatttaagtttgcttttaaataaatgttacagCAACAAACAAAATCTCTGCACCTTTGTTTGCAAGGAACCACAAcgtaaaaaaaacctcaaatctTAGCAAGCTTGTTCATCTTACTTCTTCTcttcaaaaataataatgataaaatatgaataaactttattcatttatacttattaaaagccacattcacctgacaagcccagataaacttgtttttatatgttgttataagatgtttatctgggTTTGTCAGTTGAATGTTGCTTATATAAAGTGTTAACAGATATTTGTGACTAGATGAGATGAACAGGCTTTGTTAAGATTTGAGTTTCTGCAGGTGCCTCTCCTCCAGTCGTCTCCATCCACTCCTGCGAgcgtgcagggggcgtgtcactcactcacttagaccgtaacaccgggaaggttgtgaCCGTAGCCGGGGGGAAAAATATTAAACTAAatatgaattgaagttatttgttgttagaaaggtgtgttttccttctaatcccAGTAATGATGTAGaaaaatagcctatcagtggtggtcttgactcgTCTTGTTTTAAAGTCAGAGACAAGGCAGAGTAAAAACGCTTTTAATTCCGAtgcgagaccttcaaaaagaggTCGAGTATTACAACACTAGTGTTACAACACTATCAGAGCAGAGTTCAAAAGAATAACTGTTGCCTAATTTACAGTACTGATGTCAAGCCTGATAAAAAGGAAACACTCGTTCTTTCTTGATTACCAAATACTAGTTCTATGTTTGTAAAGTGTGTCGTACATTCAGTTTCCAGTCTGTTAGAATCAAAGGTCAAACAACTTGACCATCTATTTAATGCAAAGCTAACATATATTTTGGGATGATGACAAATGTCCAACAAAAATATTAAAGGTGTCCTACAGTAAGAACCATTCGGACACCAAGGTTCATAAGTAGTTACTGGAACATTGTTGTGCATTTTCACACAGTTTTAAGACAAACCAGAAATAAATGGCGTGTCTGTTATTTTGAAGTTTAATTTTGTTTGATCTACAAAGTAAGTAATGAAACAGTCTAGTCCAGTTATACGGTACATGCTAATATTTGCTTTGCAAAGCTCTATTTGACAGTACCATCCTCGTCTCGTGATAACACTTTTCAAGCACACGAAGCGCCTCTACAGGTTGTATTTTGTCTCATTACTTTAGAATGGGAGGTACTCATGTTGGCACCAAAGACAATCAAGATGACTTTGCACAACAGTTGAAAATCTCAATAATAACAAAATGGAAAATCAGGCTCTGTTGtattctgaatatttaaaaacacattttttatgtttttgtgcttttttctaGACTGTTTTAAACCCCGGTGGACAATAACattgaattctattctattccattCTATTCAGCTAATTGCTTTACTTAGGGAACAGTGGAACTACATTCCTGTTGCACTGACTGGGTAATACAATCTAAGATAAAGACATGCTCGGAAGAGACATAAAAAGGTTTCACTTACCTGCAAGTAGATTTGTGTGAGGTTGGACTCTCCTGTCTTCCTGTTAATCTCAAATTCCTCAAATAATCTGGAAACCAAGTGGGTTGACAAGATAAATGAAATGAGTTTAACCTGGGCTTCCTATCGGAAAAACTGTTGCATTCACATCATGCCAtttcacttcagtttttttcaacCGTTTTATACGACTAATTTACAGTGACCTGATCGTTCAATCTGCTTCTACActgacaaaacaataacagtgaAACAGTAGATTTCAGGGCGGTGAACCTAGCGGATAGGTCGCATCCaatatatggaggctatagttcaccaagcagacggccccgggttcaagtccaacctgtggctcatttcctgcatgtcattctccattttctttctccccCAATTTCctactatatccactgtcctatataaACGAAAGtaaaacccaaaaataaatcttgtaaaaaaaaaaaaaaaaactatagatTTCAGCAAATTTCCTCTTGTGGCGTGTGTTTGCAGGAGATTTTTGTGAAAGGCATATTTGAGACGTCTCAGGCGTGCTGAGCAGAGGGAACTGTTATGAGGCGTTGCTGAAGCGTGGAGCGCCGAGCAGAGAAGCAGTGACAGGCATCTCTCTTTTGTACGCTTCACTTCCTCCAGGTGTCTTCGCATCCAGCCAACACAACCTGCCGTCTCTGgagggcgtgtgtgtgtctctgtgtttacgtgtctatgtgtgtgtgtgtacgtctgtCCTGGGCCCAGGTATGCAGCGCTGATTAAACCCACGGCTAAGCGAAAAACACGCCCGGCTGCCAGTTCCAATGACCCTGAATACACATATGGCTGTTTTGGGGAAAACAAATGGGCGGAAAATGGAATACACAAGCACAGCTGGTACAGAGTAGTAGGAGGAGGGGAGACACTCAGCTCATCCAGAGGAGCAGCCAGCCACACTATTCCACTGAGTCATGTGGGGAGAAGGATTTTATAgattttcagcctttttttgtttgctgtcaTGTATATCTGAGTGCTTGTGTGTGATAGTACCTGCCAACCATCTCAGAGTTGTTGTAAACAGGGACGTTTGGTactctgctgctgttgttgggtCCAAAGTGGCAGTTAGGTGCTCCAAACCATTCATCAAAACCGTGTTTCAGGGGCAGGTACTTAGGTCTGTGGCCCAGATGCCTGCAGTGACAAACATTGAGGGATCAATGTGACCGGAGCctcactctgttttgattttgactaAAGCTACAAATATGTGTTCCAATAAACACAAGTTTTCAGAAGTACTACATACTGGTTTCATTTTCTGGAAGTTAGTATCTCTAGGGTTTAAAGGATTTCCAATCACCACAGCATAGGGCACACAAGTATGTTTGACTTCAGCTTGAATTTTGAAATAAGAACAATGTGTAATCAATCAAAGCAAACTTATTTGTTGAGTGGTAGGAGCATACACACGCATCCAAAGTCAAGTAGGCAAGTATTGTTCTTCTGTGGATGAactaaacaaaaatatttaaaatatatattgattTTAATAGATACTCAGTGTTAATATGcttatttagaaaatgtcagAGTAATTTTCCAAGGTGCATTAGAGGATTAAAGGGAGGACAATGTTGCTGTGATGAATTATCCTTCTCCAACGTTCTTCACATTCAGGATTCAAAGGCTTTGTTGTACAAAGTCAAAATGACCATCAGTCAAATAACCATGATTGGTGATAAACTGTCTTAATATGGGATCATTTgaaaaagcatttaaaatattttaattttcacAATATTAGTGAAAAGTGGTGGTGTCATTCAATTCATTAAGATTGTTTATGCATTTTCAAAAATCCAACTACATATACATTATGCTTGCATTcatgtttctttacattttgttttacccATTCACACTCAAACTTCCAGACATGCTAAGTACTGGCCAAACCATCAGGAGTAATCCAGGTTGGCTGTGCGGCTCAAGGAAACTTTTAGTATGTTTACAGGCTTCCTCTAGAGCAACAGCCAACTTGTGCAGTCAACTTTAACATCACCTATAAACATCAATAccttaaaagaaagaaactgtGTGAAGGAGAGGTAAGGAGCTCACCACTTGCCAACTATCTTGCTGATGTAGCCCTTTTTCTTCAACATCTGGGGTATCAAAATCTCCTCCTTAGGGATTCCTCCCACTATCTCCTGAGGTGTGTATGCTATAAAAAACAGGAaccatttgaaataaaaaaaacttgaatgatTGCGGAAATCAAATTATTTGCAGCTGGATTGTATGCACAGTAAAGATAGGCTATAACTGAGGGTACCGTCTCTGGCGTGGGCATTAGTGGTGTAGAAACCGTTTCTGACAGGCAGCCTCCCAGTGAGAAGTGAAGCTCTGGCTGTCattaaaatgaaagcaaaaaagTTATTAGGATGTCTGCATGCTGGTATTCTATACTAGCAAATACATAAAGGATAGGTTAGTCCACTTCCTggcattactttaaaaaatcagaGATATGCATTGATCTGTCAAATTTAagtcatttgtaaaaaaaatatatatttggaaGTTACTAAAAAAATGTActaatttttgttgtttttctcagtgGACAAATGGAAACATCTTAGCATTTCAGCTTGTAGTGTGTTGTCTGCAACTTTTAATCACATTACCTTTTGAAATGATGTTACATGTGAGGTCAATGAGCAAACCTTTTCTTTTGTCCATTAATTAAgtgtttcaaatacattttaatgatgtttACATAAAAACAGAACCCAAGATAAAAGGTTGCAACAGCGATGACATGAACCTAGCATATTGAGAAACAGGAACTGCAGGTTCAGGTTATGTTAAACAACCTTTTAAGCTGACTCACATGGGGAACACAGAGGGTTGGCTGCGTAGAAATTTGGTAGCAGCATGCCCTGAGCAGCCATGGCATCCAGGTTGGGTGTTTCTTTAGAGGGCTGACCAAACACCCCCAAGTCCCCCCAACCCATCTGAAGAGAAGAGGGGGTTGGGTGGGTAGATGTGTTAGTCCTAAATCAGAATACTTGTACAAATTGCaagcagagacaaagacactGTGTACAGGCTGAATGTTCAGtgattattgtaaatgtacGGAGTTCCTCTGGAcccacagacagaaaaaaacaaataactaaacgcaaaaaaaacccatcaacAAAGAGGTAAAGAGTTAAATAGTTAAAGAGACAGTGGAGCATATTTCGGGATACCAAAAGTCATTCATTGCCTGACAGGACAGTAAGAGTTAGGTTGGTCAGAAATAAGAGAAACTTACGTCATCCATgagcatgatgatgatgtttggaGATGAAGCATTTGGTGGCTTGTCTGTCAAAGAACAGCATATTATAGCACTCAGGAGAGTCAGAGTTATAGGAGACATGTCTCGCATTGCTTTGCTCCAAGTTAGTCATATGAGCATCAACTTGGAGGAGGAAGTGTTTTGTTTGCCTTCGTGCGGGTCTCCAGCGCAGCGCTTGCGCATACACAGTACAGCAATTGTTCTGAggtttttaattgaattaatttatattttctcctctcttaAGCTGAATTTAGTCTTAGTTTTATCAAAGTATGAATACTATGGCGTcattaaaggaaaacaaattcaaactgtatgaaaaaaacattacaaaaagtgCTCCTTTGGTAAATGGTGCATTCGTGGACCTCTGATAAATACGTTACGTGGGAATTAAACTTCGAAagctgtcaacaacaacaaaagtatAACCATGTAACTGAAACTTTGCTCCGTAAAATAACTTACCAATAACATAAGTAAATAAAATGCATACGTTCAAAcctttacagtctatgatttgaACACACTGTGTgtatacttaaaaaaataaaaaatatgtttcgTATTTCCGACATTATATGAACGCACCACATCACGTGACATCATCTGACAGCCAGAGGAGGAACACTAACATGGCGGTGTGCATAGCAGTGATCGCGAAAGAGGTAACGATTGCTTATGTTACGTGTCCATGGCGTTatatttcacttgtttttaatgtccAAATGTTTTACGTAGTCTTAACATTATCTCTTAGCAAATGTCAATTATCTGTGTTTGCCAGGAGTAGAGATACACCCTCACTGAGCTATCGGTGTGTAGCCATCGGGCTACATTAGCATTCTTCTATTTCCACACCGTTTTTAAACTGTGCAAGTTactgaaaatgtcattttttcaaGGTTTGTTAACGTGTTTTTCCCGTTGAATATGTCATTTCCCAGAACTACCCGCTGTATATCCGCAGTGTTCCCACTCAAAATGAGCTGAAGTTTCACTACACAGTGCACACCTCTCTGGATGTTGTAGAGGAGAAGATCTCTGCAGTGGGCAAATCTTTAGGGGACCAGAGAGAGCTGTACCTGGGTCTGCTCTACCCCACTGAAGACTACAAAGTGTATCCTTGTTTCTTTAAGTTGACAGGTTAGGTAAACCCACAAGAGTTATCTTTAAGTAGATAATCTCTACTTTGAGGTTTACACTGTAAAATTGTGCAGTTCAGTTTTcagctttattattattagcacATTTGTTCTACATCTCAGTTACATGACTACAAATCAAGAAATATACCAAAAGCCTTCTTGTTTGTATGCCCACATTGTCAGATCTGTAGACCAATGTAATGACCTTATTGTAGTAGAATGGTTTTAGTCAGGATAttacatttaatgtgttttaaaagtagTACACCTCTTATTGGACCTGGAATCACTGAACATACAATTAATGATAAAATCATTTCTTTGCACTATGAGGAGAAACATTATATTTAGGACATGTATGGGACTTGAAAAAAACTTACAACCAAATATCCTCAACTGGTAAACTAGATATGGGTATGTCACTAACTCCAAGGTGAAATTTGTCATCGTTGTGGACTCGTCCAATACGTCATTACGTGACAATGAAATTAGAAGTGTAAGTTGAGTCTAACTTTTGGCTTGTCTGTCTTAAATTGAATGCAGTCCAGACATTACTCTTCAAAATACATATTATTTATTACACAGCTAGAGAATCTTTACTTCCGTCTTTAATTTATTCAGTCTAGTTGAACAGTATGTATACATTCTCTGAATTACTGTGTTGTCCTGTGCCTCAAGCTTAGATTTAAGAGCCAATACTGATAGACTTCAAAGAGTGTTGTCCATGATTCTTTGGAATTACAATTTTACTTACTCAGTGCAATATTAAAGGTCAACGTTACAATCCCCACCCAAGATGCTAACTCAGACTTTTAACACCAATACAGAAACCTGAAATAAGATGTCACCCCACATTATAGGTTGAGACATGctggttactttttttttctcaactgtGTAAAgaattaactttattttttttttttactacagatGTTCAGAAAATTACACAACTCTTTCACAGATGTAATGTGCAACCCATTCCACAATCCTGGCGACTCAATTCAGTCAAAGTAGGTTTATGCCTCAAATGAATTATTCCCAAAGAGATTTCACTGATATTTGTGATCTTTCGAtgcatttaatctttttttttttgttactaaTTCTTCTGCAGAGCCTTTGATGGCATCGTATCTGGAATGATGGTTCAAACCGGCTGAGTCCCATTTCCTCACTTCttctgaaccccccccccctgtacaGAAAACCCCCTATTGAaatttttgtttacattttgtcttgATTACAGAAATGCGTAAGAAATAAATCTGCGATATTGTTCCAACCTCCTGCGTGTGTTAACTTACCAGatcaattgttttatttattcattcacttACATAGCAAAGAACTTATAAGTTATACAATAGGGAGGATTTATACGTGACATAGCAGGCAAATCACAATACATTCGCATCAATTTGTAAAATCAGTTAGAGATGCAGTTTAGGATTGTCCCATGCATTCACAGAAGCTTGTAATGCAACACCGCTGACCCCAGACTTCTTTTTCACATCTCACATACTTGGAACGATTGATGCAGggatgcaaataaaaaaaaaaaaagaagtcatttcATCGATCCTTCTTGCTTCTCTCACATGATGCTTAACTCAGTAATGCCTGGGAACACTTTAAAACCGTCAGTTCTTTTTAACCCACTCTTCTTTAGTTGTTGTGGGTGGAGCTAACGCTGTTGAGGGTAGTGCTGTCCACTTGACCCTGCCCCCAACTCCTCTGACGGTGGGGTGATGAGAAGAAGACACGGATAACGTTTAGGCACCTGTTCGTGGTAGTCCATGTGTCCCCACTGTCTCTTTCCCACTGAGGGGCCTCCGtagtaagggtggggtgtttgaTGTTGCGGCCTGGTCGATTGGTACCTGAACCTGCCTCGAGAGCTGCTCTGGTATCGTGGTGGACGGAAACCACCTCTGCCTCTGCCGCCTCTGGATTGGCCGCCTCGGTGTCCTCccctgtccgtggtgctgatgCCTGGCATGTTGGTCCTCTTGGGCATTACCTAcaagcccccaaaaaaatatttttttttacatcactttaGGATGAATGATTACTGAACAATTAAATATTTCCTTTGCATTTTAACCATGATAGATCAGAAGAACCTAACTGTCCTCTAAGCACTTTAAGATCTACAAAAAGCAAGGGAAAGATATAAACCTACAGGGTGCTGTGACTGTTTAGCCTTAAAAAGTAACTTGGAGCGAAAATTAAGCCAAGATTGAATTACATGGCCTTACACGTTTAACTTTAATTTCACCAAACCTTACGAACATCTACAGTGCAACAACAGTATACGTTTTGGTTCAGCAAGAATAATAATGAATCCTAATAGTAGGACGTTGTAAGTTGCAGGCAAAAAATGGGTTCGAATTAGTTTTACCAAATAAAATCTAAGTTTGTTTACCACTTTTATGTTTCTTCCCCTAAAATaacaccaacttttttttctagCCTAACCTAAAGTGTTATCAGCACCACAGTTCTGCAGGCTGTCTAGTGAAAAGACTTCTTACCTTGAGGACTCTCCCTCTAAACAAGGTCTCATGCAAACCAATGGCACTGTGCACCGAGTCTCGATCAGAGAACTCAATGTATGCAAACCTGTGAAGGGGaagataaacaataaataatactGGAATGTCAACATGTGAAAagctttattttatgttattgtAGTTCTAACatgaatgttaaaatgtatGTACACAGGTTGAACCCACCCTTTAGGATGGCCTGAGAACCGGTCACACAGGATGGTAACTCTGTTGACAGGACCACAGCCATTGAAATGGATCTCTAGCTCGTCTGCCGTAGCTCCATAATCTACCTGGGATttgtaaataaacaatgtatcaaaccagaagaaagaaaaacctgcTGAGCATGAAGGAATAAAAAACACTGTTCAAGTCTTACATTTCCGACATAGACCGATCTATTGTCTGCGTCTATCCTCTCCTCGGGGGTCATATTGTAGAAAGGTCCTgcaggggaaaaagaaaaacaaacacataaacttCTTTGCGCATTTGATCCAAAATATGTAACGTCTAGACGGGGGGGTCCTTTCAGGTGAAAGAACATTCAATAAATTATCAATTTCTAGCATCATGACAACAAAAGGACAACTCGCTTCCCCTCTGATTACATCTCTGTTCTGAGGAGGAACTAAAAGGCAGGAAGAGGGGGGTTTGAAAGGGATGAGGAGAAGCACAGAGGCAGAAAATAGCCACAGGCAGCAAGGAGGACCCTTCTGGTTCTGTGGGGCTCACTGCTCCGTCTCATTGGGCAGTGATGAGGCACATGTGAAGTGTCCCAGGTGTTAGCCAGATGGTGAAGGATGCAGTTACCTCACCTGCCTGGAGGCTTGCGATGCTACACACCTGGCCAGAAACTCGCTGTCGAGGCTTCCCAAATGCATAATCAGTATTTAGCCGTACAACAATATGACACAATAACAAACCATGGGGCGGATAAGACCCCCCCAGGGCTGTCTCACCGGGTCGGGGGGAGCTCGTCAGGAGCTGCATCTCCGCTGCATCACacctatcctcctcctccttcagtctcTCCGTCTCTTCTTCCATCTCCAGCTCCTGAACCCTGGCCTTGATGGCGGCCAGCTCCTGAGACACGCaaacatggaaagaaaaacattcagtaaCTGCTGACCATAGCAGAATACTACATTTGAAGCAAGACAACACAAGAAGACATAGATGAAAGAGTTGGGTTACTGGGTTGAAAAAAAGCTTTGGCCACACAATGGGTCATCAAAGGTTTCACACTGTATCTAAACCTTTTTGAACCCTACTAGAGTACATCTTCTGTGTAAACTCTGCTCATTGTGTAGTTTTGACAAGGTGCGTTAAAGTGGTCAACAATCACCTTAACATTCTGTCGCCTGTGAGCCTTCATTGAAGTTTGCAAACCAGTCGTGAACCAACTATGATAATTAAAAAGATGCACACTGACATTTTGGATTTGGTCTCTTAATGAAATTGAGCAATTTGTTTAATGAGTTGGTTTACTATCTGAAAATTGAACAACCATAAAGGAAGTAAGCTATAGACAACTTATGAGCGAAATATTCTACTTAAATATCTTGTGAAAGCAGCACATGTTCCCAAAGATGTTGGCATGTCCATGgaataaatgaaatataaagaaattCCGGATGAGTCATAGATTTCACATATAGCTGGCCTG
This window contains:
- the pabpn1l gene encoding embryonic polyadenylate-binding protein 2, encoding MPCWSSKLTMAENHMEYGYLEGESMGEHFAEDPELAAIKARVQELEMEEETERLKEEEDRCDAAEMQLLTSSPRPGPFYNMTPEERIDADNRSVYVGNVDYGATADELEIHFNGCGPVNRVTILCDRFSGHPKGFAYIEFSDRDSVHSAIGLHETLFRGRVLKVMPKRTNMPGISTTDRGGHRGGQSRGGRGRGGFRPPRYQSSSRGRFRYQSTRPQHQTPHPYYGGPSVGKRQWGHMDYHEQVPKRYPCLLLITPPSEELGAGSSGQHYPQQR
- the trappc2l gene encoding trafficking protein particle complex subunit 2-like protein, which encodes MNAPHHVTSSDSQRRNTNMAVCIAVIAKENYPLYIRSVPTQNELKFHYTVHTSLDVVEEKISAVGKSLGDQRELYLGLLYPTEDYKVYGYVTNSKVKFVIVVDSSNTSLRDNEIRSMFRKLHNSFTDVMCNPFHNPGDSIQSKAFDGIVSGMMVQTG
- the galns gene encoding N-acetylgalactosamine-6-sulfatase; this translates as MRDMSPITLTLLSAIICCSLTDKPPNASSPNIIIMLMDDMGWGDLGVFGQPSKETPNLDAMAAQGMLLPNFYAANPLCSPSRASLLTGRLPVRNGFYTTNAHARDAYTPQEIVGGIPKEEILIPQMLKKKGYISKIVGKWHLGHRPKYLPLKHGFDEWFGAPNCHFGPNNSSRVPNVPVYNNSEMVGRLFEEFEINRKTGESNLTQIYLQEAVDFIRLQTEAERPFFLYWAPDSTHAPVYASKSFLGKSQRGRYGDAVMELDDSVGQILSQLKSLGVDDNTFVFFTSDNGAAVMSGPHESGSNGPFLCGKETTFEGGMREPAIAWWPGHIKEGTVSFQLANVMDLFTTSLALAGVSPPDNRTLDGLDLTPVLLKEPQTILNRPIFYYRGNELMAVRLGQYKAHYWTWSNSWEELKKGINFCPGEEIPGVTTHEQKEHTMQPLIFHLGRDPGEKYPISVLSKEYQDELSRISPVVEQHKKTLVPGNPQLNMCDVAVMNWAPAGCEKIGKCLKVPKSEPKKCDWPH